From the Stigmatopora argus isolate UIUO_Sarg chromosome 12, RoL_Sarg_1.0, whole genome shotgun sequence genome, the window TTGCTGATTAAACCTGCGGAAAATGTAGAtaatgtcaacatttttcaaatctgctaataaatatttttcatccaaaatgGTGTTGGTCAGTGTCACATCATATTCACACATGACAATAGATGCCAGACTGACTCACATCATAATTTTCTGAAGATAAGCTGCTATGTTTTCTACCGATTTAGATAGTGGGTTATAGTAAACTGCGTCTTATTTGTGGATTTTTAAAGGCGAATGTTGTGCATGTCTTGAGGTGACAATATCCCATGATACAACACTTGCTGGAAGTCCAATCCATCAGAAGTGGGAGGGCTAATTTGACGTCTACTTGTGACACAAAATTTAcgaggattggacgtctaacttCTTCAATGGTATTAAAAGAGTTCACAAAGATATATTTGCTCCcaatatttagttatttaataggataaataaatagaaaaaataaaaaaatatgagagAAGTCCCTCAGACGTATTATTTGATAAGATAAATGACACTTAGTGCCTTTATTCTCATCAATTAAAATTACTAAAACAATTCTTATGGATGATGGATTATGAATGACCATAGTATTTGCTGATAATCATCCGTATAACTCAACAATCAAAAGTGTGCAAAGAGCGGGTGCTCAAGACCCTCTGCTGCTGTAAGTCTAGTCATCGGGTTAAGATCCAATAAGCGGTCCAGTAGGTCGTAGGCCTCTTCGGGGACCGTGTCCCACCCTCGTTCATCATTGCCCCAAGTTTCTCCTTGTGAGGAGGATTTTGGGGTTTTCTCTTTGCTTTTTGGGGATAACAGAGTCTCACCTGCTTCCTTTTTGTGCCAATTATCTGGAGATTTACCGACTTCTTCTCGTGGTCTCTGCCCCCTGAGCGTCTCGCAAAGGACCCTGAGATCCAACTTGGGAAGCTCCCGACTGCACAGCACCGCCTTGCCTGGACAAGACGGAGGCCGATGGCGGTGAATGAAGCCACGGTTACGTTTCAACTGTAATTTTGATACGTACCGATTGCCTTGCCGGCTTGTGTGGTCTCTCTGGAGCCTCGTATGGTCATGATCTGAGAGAGGGCCACCAAGTCATCGCTGGCTTTGAAAAACGGGAAGCGTCCACTCAGCAGGGAGAGCAAGATGACTCCGGCTGACCACACGTCAATAGCTGAGTGCAGAAACAAGGGTATTTGTTTATCACTGTGAGCCATAGAGTTAAAGACACCCACCCACCTGTCCCTTGGTTTGGCCACTTCAGGAGGACTTCAGGTGCCCGGAAACCTGGAGTTCCAGCTCTTGGAGCCAACTGCTGCTTCCTTTGGAGAAACGAGACAGCATAAAGGAAATCACATGCATCAAGTCGTTTTTTTCTGGCTAAAATCACATTTCTGTAGTCCTGAATGAATGACTATGGACTACAGAAATctgaatatttacagtttttttaattgaaaaagaaaaaagtatttaaaaataaaaaatcagtccatgttttccattttgacaaacataaatgaaaaaaaaaacaatgaatgaaaactgaaatataagtaaatacaaataaaaccaactaactcgctgccattgacaacaatagatgtctaacccattttgactgggagctcGTTTGATAGCTGTCAGGCCCGAGGTGAGGTAGAATTGGGTTATCAAAATAATTTAGTCACCCCATTTGATAATCGATTAGTGTCAATTAGATGATTAATTGCAGCAACCCGAGTTGATGGATATAATGgccttctgaaaaaaaatctacaactTGGCCTATGTCAATGATTCACAATCCTGGTAGAAAACAATTCCAGCAAACTGAGACGACAAACATCAAGACTTTACCTAGACAAGCACACATTGCAGACTCGATCCGTTTGGAAGCAGTTACAGGTAAGAGAGTGGTGGACACCTCGCTGAGCTTTCTGAACACGGTTAGTTGCTAGTTCCCCTCTCACCGAAAGAAACCTTCGACTCGAAAGCTCTCCTGTTCTTGGGAGCTGAAAagagaaaacattcatttaataAATTACAACTGGGACTGTAGAAGGTCTGGCAGGAAAATTACAAACCTCATTTTCATATACTGTGCAATGAATTATAACCTATTGCATATCACAAAATACTATTTTTCCAGTTAACATTAAAGCTTctttaaaatgcaaaacttcTTGGCAACATACTTGTGTCCTAGTTTCTTGTTTTGTAGTCGTTGAAGAACAGCTGTTCATGTTCCTCTCGCTAAACACAGGCCTTGGTTCTCTGCGTAACCCAACCAAATCCTGGAAACAACAAATGTTCATGAATTAGatgagattaaactttattcacccTGTACTCTGAAATTAAGTACATCAACAAAGAGTGCCCAGCTCAGGGCTTTAACATTGGGAGGGAGTCTGTATTCAGTATCACTCATTCCCTATTCACTAGATAGGGGGTGGTAATAACAAGATTGCACCTAAATGGTGAATTATCATGAACACAGAAGCCAAGACAATATTTagtattaaacaaaaaaaaatatttggacaattttgaggATAACACAGACTGAGTATTTAAACTAGGAGGTACTGGCAGCGAACCTTCGATCaaatcaaaacggattggatatCTACTAGGTCATATTAATATGGGTTGGCTGCCACAATAGACCTGCGAATGAtgacgagtttgacacccctgatttaaatgtAGGGCGGGTGATTCTGAACACAGTTAGTCCCCAATCACCGAGAAGAAAAATGACCGTTTCAGTGAGGACACCTTTGTGTGAGAAGTGGAGGCCCCCACCGTGTGAGTGACAGAACGTGATTTTTTAATCAGCGCTTTCCGTGTGGCAGAGGTGGAGGAAGGAGAGGAGGAAGGGGGGTGAGCCGTAGAAGGCGGTGGATGTAATGAGGCAGAGGCAGTGTTGCCAGAGGGGGGTCTAGGTTGCGCTTTTTCTCGTCTTTCTTTGGAGCCTGCAGCTTTGGGTTGCGGCAAATTCTGCCTGACCACCTTGAGCAGCTCGATTTGAGTGTCGGCTGTTCCCTGAGCGAGGCCAAAATCCACAAGGGCAAACCTACATATACACAATGGACACGTGGAATCatttatcgttgtcaatggcaccaGAACATAAACATTTTTAGTCCAGTAAGAGCGGTCCGCATTGTTATTTATCACTCACGTCCTGGCCTTTCTGTTGTAGAGAAAATTGTTGGGTTTGATGTCTCGGTGGATTATACCAAACTGATGAATGTGTCCGAGGGCCTTCAACAGATGGTAGATGTACAGACGAACCTCTTCGAAACTCAATGAGCCGATGATGTCCTTGTTTGTTAGAATTTGAGCACATCAAATGTTAGAAAACAGAAATCAATATGTTgctgcttgttttgttttgttgtgtacACAAACTATAATCAATTGGTTTCACATGGTAATATCCAAATTTATTCCTTTAAAACCATTATGGGAAACCCTGGAGTGTAACTAAAACAAACTGATTTCTTTGAACAATAGGAAGTTTATAAAAATTCCTCTTACCACTATAGCTTGATGTTCCATATAAGGCATGACAATCACTGTGTGATCCTCCTTTCTGAAGCAATACTCCACACCCATTACATTCTCCCTGCCGCTACAAAAATAAGAGTTCCGTGCGTGTCAAGCAATAGTgatggaagaaaaatgaaaatgacaggtTGGCAAAGCCATCatcttaaaataataatcaacgAACCCAGCAACAGTCAGACACTGGAGCTCAGCAGCAATGCGAGTGGGATGACTAGTAGGAATGAGATGTTTAAGGGCAAACAAGCCTCTGCTGCCATCTTGCATGCGAGCCTCACCAAGGTAGACGGAGCTGAATGTTCCTGAAGTACCCAAAAAAATTGTATGGATGCAAAGAAAAGGGATAAAAAACGTAGGTATTAAACTGTCGACAAACTGTATACCTACCTTCTCCAATTTTCTCTATGATGCGAAAAGTCTTGGCCAGCTGAGGAACAGCTTTGTACAGTAATTCTATGCCCGACTTCACATCCCCTGGAGGAAAATGTCTTGTTATTGGAACCAATATTCATGACATTGTAAGGTCATGCGTTAGAAGTCTTtgcgccattgacagcaatagacgtttTATCCACTTTGACTGTAAACCCGTCACatataatgatttttaaacatttcagaagtaGTGCAGGCTTGCTATGGAAGCACACTTCAACtcacttgagatttttttcttgtgtccAGACTTGACAACACCGTCTGTTGCAAATATTTCATCGGTGCAAACAACACAAGGCTCCATCTGAAAGGACAATGAATACATGATAAACTCACTCCGCACTCACGACTCGGCTGTAAATAACTGTAATAACTCAATTTCAGTcgaaacaaattattattatcattttaactttttttaaatcacgatAGCAACTTTATTAGCTTAAGTCTGCTAAGgttccaaacaaaacaaagagaaaCCTACCTTAAATGTTCGACGTAAAGTGCGGTGACATTCAAAGTAAGTGTATGTTACACTTTCCTGAACGAGGAGAGATTATTTGCTCGAGAAACGATGGTTAATTATTgcaaaaatcacaatttatAAAGTTTCACTTCTGCGACCGGCGCTTTTTTTCACCAACAAACTACCCGCTTATTTGACGTCACAAAATAGAGTTCTCGCGATACTATGTCGAAATACCACGGCCACTAAGGTTTACAGTCTGATATCaagctaagaaataaataacaaattataaattctaaaatgattgaaatttTTGATAGTACATGAACACCGCCTTTATTTACTatgtaaatataataaatacattttagtacATGCAAAATAACAAATTCCATTAGTCTGTTCTTGCAAAGTCAACATGAGAACAAACTCCCATTAATAATGTACTATTAACACCGCATTTGTTGCTTCAGACGCTGaagaaatattttaacaaaaacTTTCAACAAACCAGCACGTGCGGACTAGAAAACGTCCCAAAACATCAAACAAGtggaaataatacattttttcataCTCATTCCGTCATCCGGTAGTTTTAGAATATGCCATCAAAAATACCAACGAAAATGTCTTCTTTGTTGCTGTGGAAAATAGAACATAAGGTGGGCTTCCATCTAACTTCAGTTTCATGGACAATTTGGCAATACATTTGCAAGGGAATAAAAACCAGTAATATTTAAATGGACACGCACCTGCAGTTGTCACTTGCGATTGCGTCAATTGGTCCACTCGTGAAAAAATTAAACCTTGGAGTGAGCTGGGCCATTGGATTTGAAGTTTTTTCTGGTGCTTTTGGAGTAACAACTGTACTGAACATGCTTTGATTCTGCACCTTAAAAATGGAATGAATCACAAACCAAATACATTATTACCAATGGCAGAGCTGCTCAACTTTTACAGACAATGGCCACTAAAGTGGACATTTATTCAGTCTTTAAAATGACCCTGAAAATCTGTTGGCAAgtgcccaaaaaataaatacaattatttataaCTTTGCAAATGACGTACATCTACATTGTACTCTAATAAGGTGTCTCATCACTTATCAACATTTCATATACTAGTCAATATACACCCACCTTTGCTTGGTTCTGCAGTCTAGGTGTAGACAAAGAAGGTCCAGGACTGTTTGGTGCAGCCTGAGAACTTGTCCTTCAGAAAAAAGATGTATATAAAAGTTTgatatttcatcttttttatgTGATTTTAACTTGCATGGAGCTCAACTTGAATCAGACACAGTCTATATAATATTTGTGGTGCCATAAGTATACTTTTCGAATATGAAAGATATGTTTTGGGCCTACCTCAGTGCAATGCCGGTGGGGCGACACTGCTGCGTAGTCAGATAACCTGTGCAAATATGAATATCACTTTTGCCTTACAGTACACACTAGATAATGTTAAACCTAGAAAAAACAACCTGATGTTTTGCTTTCTGTTGATTGTTGAGTTTGAGTCAGGAATGTGTCACCGGCTTGAACAAGTTCCTCATCGTCCAAGTTGTCCCAATCATTTCCCAGGTCAAAGGTGATACATGGAATTTGAGAAAATGTCTGACTGTTGCTGTGAGTGGTCTGATTGGACCCTTGCCAGGGACTCTGTGGGGTAGCACATGCCAGATGTAGTCAACTGTCTTTAATGAGTTCGAGTGCTTTTTATGAGCTCTTACTCACAGTAGCATGGAATCCAGCATTCCTCTCTTTGATTAATTAAACAAATGATAGAGAGAATTAGTTTAGTGTTACACTTGGAACTCTTCAATGTCAAGGAAGTGACCAAGCAGTACCATTGTCAAATTCATCCTCCTGGTGTAGATACTGTGAAGAACCTTCTTCTGTCAGGTTCACTATCTCATCAGGAGCATCGAGGTGGTATCCACCATCACTTTaagtaagatttaaaaaaattaagcctCATTTTATATTGTATTATTAGTGATTACTGTCTCATAGTATCACCTGGATAATGTATGCTGTTTCTTAGCTTTGTACACAAACTGCTCCATGTTCACACCCACACCGTCCATCATCATTTTCATCTAACAAAATAATATTCAGATATAAATCAATTCTGAtaccaaaaaatacattcactGTGAGAGTTAGGCATCATATCACCTTCAGTCGTTTGACTACAGAGGGCCCAAGTGTATCACACCTACTCTTCAGGTCAtccaaaaaggaagaaaaacacCCAGTTTTACTTGGCACTCTCTTTCGTACCACAGCTACACCGATTTTACCTTGGAGCAGATGAAAGCTGCTCAGTACACTTGGACCAATTAGTGTTTGTGTAGCTTCACGGAAACGATATATACATTTACTTACAACAGTCATGGCCGCACTGGTTCTTATTCTTGCAGAGGTGGTTGCACTGTCTTTTATTAACTCCATCTGCTCACAAAGATGTTCTTATCGGAATTATCGGAATTTTAAAGCCTAAATAAAATCCATTCGGTCACCCCAGTAGTTACCTGGTTCTTTAGATGTAGTGTTTCTCCGTCGACATGCAGCTTTGCCAACAGACTGTAAGTTTTTTGTTGGCTGCTGTGAACTGTTTCCAGTCGAATCATGTGACATGTAGGACACAATTTCAGTTTTCAGCTCGGATGTGCCACAGTAATACACCGTCAATTTATGTTGGACGTCTAGGCCAACTACAAGAGAGGAAGAATTTCCACTGCATTTAAAGTATTTCCTCGTTTTTTCGTGGTTTTTACGTTTTCACATGTTTTGTGGTACACCACAAAAAATGGGGGACAGTTTTAAACATTAACTGtagatttttgttaaaaaatcacCATATTCTGAACTGATCAGATGAACTAGGATCTCATTTCCTTTCAAGGCCTTTTTCACGTCGATCTTTTTTGACCACGTACTGCACTTCAACAGTGAGATGTCACTGGATAAAGAGAAcgacttaaataaataaaaaatatatttttttaaaagcatacaTATTACTGACATTCAGGAGTCTAGTTTCACCAAATAAGGgataaaatgcattaaaagcTTGACTGTAAAAAACCTTGACACATTTTCACATAAATGTCTCTTATATACAACTAATCTGACTTTGTCAAACATCCCTTACGTGAATTTTTGGCGGAAGACACAATTGTTGTCTGAGTCTCCGACCAGCAAAGACATATAGTGATGGTCTGGAGCGGTTCTCTTGGACAGCAGCAACTCTTGGTTTTTTAGGGTTACTTTCACAACAACCTCAGCAATACTGCTGCTGTATCTTGGCAGCTGTGCAGTACAGaagttacaacaacaacaacaacaacaaaaaaaagattggatttatacattttacatgaaaaaaatcttcacagtatcatttatttaactcattggctgacataaATGCCGTCCAATTGAACTTCCGTGCCagtttgaatggattggacatctatttccatcaatggcactgacagATGAACATGCAAGTCAAGTTGTTTTTACCTGTTCCAAAGTCAGCTCATACTTTGGGAGATACAAGACAGATTCTTGAATTTGGTTTCCAAACGGTGGATGTCTGTTGAGAATCTGTACAAAACAGCAAAGCCTGAACATTTAATTGGTAAAAACTTAAATAATGTATTCAAACTCAAGGCCCAGGGTAAATCACGTAAAGTAAAGGACATAACAACAATGTTCCAGTATCTCATGTTTAGCATGTTAAAAGAGCAGCATTGTAAATAATGATAGAAGTCTAATAAATCCACCTTCACAAAAGAAATATACATATTCCTTtagactttgaaaaatgcacatgTAAACTGACCATCTCAATCTCTCTTGGGTTGGTTTGCTCTATCTTGCTGAATGTGGTGAGTCCAGCATTCACCATAGCAGTTGATAGAGTTTGCCCTGAAACACAAGTGTTCTTTGGATTTTGTACGGAAATAcgatttgactttttttattcCAGTGATTTTTACCTATTTTGCCAAGCTGTTTGGAGACATACAGCGAGTTCTCCCAGAGTTTTGCTCTGAAACATTTGGCCAGGATCAGTGCGTTGAGCAGAGTACTGAAGCCCATGTTGGAATGCTGACTAAGGTATTCAGAAAGGCCTGATAGCAAGTGAAAACACAGAAATGTTTTAAGAGGTTAAACACAACTGGTTGCCTCTGCTTTTATACACTTACACCTGCTAATGCGGAAGCCGTTCCTGAAAATTTTTGCTGTGTCCTGTGTCAGGCCAAACTCTTGAATTGAGATGGATCCTAACTGAGCTTGAATCAAGCTGTAAGGAAATTAATAAACGCGGAAGAACAAATTGAAGCAGGTATTCCTGTTAATAGGACGTAAGGTTCTTTTGTCAAGAGAAATAAATTCACCCACCAGTTCACTTTCATATCACTGCTTTTTATCTTTCCTTCCATTGGGAACCTGACAAGCACATTTGAGATTATTTGACTATTGTTTAACATGGATGTCAAACGTATATTTTGATTTTCCTGAAGCGGTAGCAGATGAATTGATGGATGGACACGACAATATTGAAATAATGAGACTCAATATGTCTGCTGCTATTGTGATAAAATCGTAAGGTGAGATGCTCGTATCATGAGAGTCCAATTTATTGAAATCAAAACTGTTAAAATGTAATTGCCAATGACGTGACCTGATTGTGGTCCTGTTCGCATCCCGGTTCATGGTATTCAACTGTCTCTTCTCTGTGACTCTCAACTGGATGTCGCAAAATTCTCGGCTCTTCGACACAAGCCCTATCTGTCCACCAGAAAATTTTGAATTGATAGCTGACACCACAGAAATTCTAGGATCACCCAAAATACTGATATTTGGACTCGAACCTACCAGGTCGGACAGATTCTCTGTGCCAGACAATTTGTTAAACTGCCTCATAGTGTCGAAAGCAATACAGTATCTTGCCATCAGCCTTCCAGCCTCttgggaaaataaacatttgggtCACATTAACAAGAGAAATGAAGCAAGAAATGTACAGGTATGTAAACCAAACAGGAAATATCTTACCTGACCGCGTATACAATATAGTATAAGGTGCTTTGCTACCTGTAGGTCTAACACTGATGTCCTCATCCATAATGATCAGACCGATAGAATGCAGAGCGTTGAGGTTCTTCAAACAGAGTTCTACAATAGGCATGGAGGAACAGAATTTGTCAGTGAACCATCATATcttaatgccattgacggtgattgacatccaatccattatgaCTGCCAGCAATCCATCCCAGTCAAAGTTGAATGGAcgtctgtcaccgtcaatggcagctaatgatttGATGTTTGAACATGGAACGTGGAAATataggaaggggaaaaaaaactaccatgaaGTTTAGATTCAATCCCACTTCTGTCCAAGTCAATAGGGAAACCTGATGGTCACAAAATCATTGATACTACGACCGTAACACTAATCCGCTTCGCCTTCATGGTAAAAAAGAGCTTGTGTGGAAAAACTAACCATAGTGAAAGGGATTCTTCAGCGCTCGGATGTAGAGGAAAGTGGAGCGTATCCAATCCTGAGCCATGCTGACATTACTGATAGTTTGGAGAACAATCTCAGCATTCAGGTGCTCCACTAGGTGACTGTGCAAACTGTCCAAAACACATTTGATGTACAGAaagagtgtcaaactcatttttgccgTGGGCCACATCATACTTCTGCTTGATGGAGTGCGCCATTGGCTGCCACAATGAATCAACTACTAATCGTAAACTGATGTTGTAAATGAATTCACTAGTTGTTGAAAGGGGATGTAgagacattttctttttctt encodes:
- the cdc7 gene encoding cell division cycle 7-related protein kinase, with the protein product MGVEYCFRKEDHTVIVMPYMEHQAIVDIIGSLSFEEVRLYIYHLLKALGHIHQFGIIHRDIKPNNFLYNRKARTFALVDFGLAQGTADTQIELLKVVRQNLPQPKAAGSKERREKAQPRPPSGNTASASLHPPPSTAHPPSSSPSSTSATRKALIKKSRSVTHTVGASTSHTKVSSLKRSQEQESFRVEGFFRKQQLAPRAGTPGFRAPEVLLKWPNQGTAIDVWSAGVILLSLLSGRFPFFKASDDLVALSQIMTIRGSRETTQAGKAIGKAVLCSRELPKLDLRVLCETLRGQRPREEVGKSPDNWHKKEAGETWGNDERGWDTVPEEAYDLLDRLLDLNPMTRLTAAEGLEHPLFAHF
- the hfm1 gene encoding putative ATP-dependent DNA helicase HFM1, producing the protein MNKMLDSDDSTWPFQNSFFEKPFVQKVKPLHQEVRPRQLKPPPCLSQIPATQGLQIVSNNPFEKENNNIQEYTGGYNKFSFGGGEGFKDPHQGPYQSQIEREHIQQDTDQESFCMKYSSVGGRKRPGLQKSLFKAPALRHGCDSSNPNDLCQSHTASRTQTFRSPVAMATAAPPPDFQPPRMTFHRAAPPSPFQPASFLPPRLVSSAVGGINPPQQAVHVERQDKDTKRASVPSTVPPPLHIQGSSESDFLRPVSEIPAKFRSVFSEFPFFNYVQSKALDDILYTDKNFVACAPTGSGKTVLFELAIIHLLMKTSEPWHNVKAVYMAPIKALCSQCFENWTNKFGPLGLKCKELTGDTEIDDFFEIQDAHIILTTPEKWDSMTRRWKDNCLLQLVRLFLIDEVHVVKNAARGATLEVVVSRMKAVHDYMAVQNQDTGIAMRFLAVSATIPNVSDIADWLSNEKGPASYLHLDDSHRPVKLKKIVLGFPCDENQSEFKFDLSLNYKMASIIQTYSDHKPALVFCSTRKGTQQSAAVLAKDTRFLLPFEHKQRLIKYAQSLLDSKLRDLVVLGIGYHHAGVEASDRKVIEKAFTLADLPVLFTTRTLAMGVNLPAHLVVIKSTMQYSGGSCEEYSEADLLQMIGRAGRPQFDTSATAVIMTKMQTRDKHTKLMSGMEIIESSLHSHLVEHLNAEIVLQTISNVSMAQDWIRSTFLYIRALKNPFHYGFPIDLDRSGIESKLHELCLKNLNALHSIGLIIMDEDISVRPTGSKAPYTILYTRSEAGRLMARYCIAFDTMRQFNKLSGTENLSDLIGLVSKSREFCDIQLRVTEKRQLNTMNRDANRTTIRFPMEGKIKSSDMKVNCLIQAQLGSISIQEFGLTQDTAKIFRNGFRISRCLSEYLSQHSNMGFSTLLNALILAKCFRAKLWENSLYVSKQLGKIGQTLSTAMVNAGLTTFSKIEQTNPREIEMILNRHPPFGNQIQESVLYLPKYELTLEQLPRYSSSIAEVVVKVTLKNQELLLSKRTAPDHHYMSLLVGDSDNNCVFRQKFTDISLLKCSTWSKKIDVKKALKGNEILVHLISSEYVGLDVQHKLTVYYCGTSELKTEIVSYMSHDSTGNSSQQPTKNLQSVGKAACRRRNTTSKEPDGVNKRQCNHLCKNKNQCGHDCCKIGVAVVRKRVPSKTGCFSSFLDDLKSRCDTLGPSVVKRLKMKMMMDGVGVNMEQFVYKAKKQHTLSSDGGYHLDAPDEIVNLTEEGSSQYLHQEDEFDNERNAGFHATSPWQGSNQTTHSNSQTFSQIPCITFDLGNDWDNLDDEELVQAGDTFLTQTQQSTESKTSGYLTTQQCRPTGIALRTSSQAAPNSPGPSLSTPRLQNQAKVQNQSMFSTVVTPKAPEKTSNPMAQLTPRFNFFTSGPIDAIASDNCRWSLVLFAPMKYLQQTVLSSLDTRKKSQGM